A window of the Deinococcus sp. KNUC1210 genome harbors these coding sequences:
- a CDS encoding UBP-type zinc finger domain-containing protein, producing MPTCTHTASLLISAPPGTGPYVCEDCIRTGDTWVHLRMCSTCGHIGCCDSSKNRHATRHFQSSQHPLMRSVEPGESWVWCYIDQIVVT from the coding sequence ATGCCAACCTGCACTCACACCGCGAGCCTGCTGATCAGTGCCCCGCCGGGAACTGGACCGTATGTCTGCGAAGACTGTATCCGCACCGGAGATACCTGGGTGCATCTGCGGATGTGCAGCACCTGCGGGCATATCGGCTGCTGCGACTCCAGCAAGAACCGGCACGCCACCCGGCACTTCCAGAGCTCGCAGCACCCGCTGATGCGTTCGGTCGAGCCGGGCGAGAGCTGGGTCTGGTGCTACATCGATCAGATCGTGGTGACCTGA